One window of Leishmania panamensis strain MHOM/PA/94/PSC-1 chromosome 1 sequence genomic DNA carries:
- a CDS encoding hypothetical protein (TriTrypDB/GeneDB-style sysID: LpmP.01.0010) produces the protein MRSSLAFALVVVVLGCLVPAMTHAYSTTYTARSAGSGAFAFDPLAADFCKLQDAASHTAMSTSASIQEALQSAYKREGISGNIPLGGMTEQAVCTGAQCEWRWYRGLFRTTRPLFLRGVNYWGVNDDTTPVDQTTAVSGSYTNFDTNYPRSWGNLSYWGKRLVVMQPSGKWVNTEVSTSFTHFLCEYYVYADSDGVNKLVPTFPGGSAIPIVSSSGHTYTYCGKEVKVDSQSRWILPKCDEKFPWWGGLVLAVGCYVTLIALIIAIWCCCCARRRRDEEQRRRKIIGSKYDNQGAIPMQSELGLSRHSTFIRGSMYSSNNSESDTDTFSLRE, from the coding sequence ATGCGCAGctctctcgccttcgccctggtcgtggtggtgctggggTGCCTCGTACCGGCAATGACGCACGCCTACTCGACAACGTACACCGCGCGTAGCGCCGGCTCCGGCGCCTTTGCCTTTGACCCCCTCGCGGCCGACTTTTGCAAGTTGCAGGACGCGGCATCACACACGGCTATGTCGACCTCGGCCTCTATTCAAGAGGCTCTTCAGAGCGCCTATAAACGGGAGGGAATCAGCGGCAACATCCCCCTCGGCGGCATGACGGAGCAGGCGGTGTGCACTGGAGCGCAGTgtgagtggcggtggtaccGCGGCCTATTCCGCACCACCCGCCCGCTGTTTCTGCGCGGCGTGAACTACTGGGGCGTTAACGATGATACAACTCCAGTAGACCAGACCACTGCTGTGTCGGGTTCCTACACGAACTTCGACACCAACTACCCGCGCTCCTGGGGTAACCTGAGCTACTGGGGAAAGCGTCTGGTCGTAATGCAGCCGTCTGGCAAGTGGGTGAACACGGAGGTGTCAACTTCCTTTACCCACTTCCTCTGTGAGTACTACGTGTACGCCGACTCCGATGGAGTAAATAAACTTGTGCCCACCTTTCCAGGTGGCAGCGCCATTCCCATTGTCAGCAGCTCTGGTCACACGTACACGTACTGCGGCAAAGAAGTCAAGGTAGACTCGCAGAGCCGCTGGATCCTCCCGAAGTGCGACGAAAAATTCCCCTGGTGGGGCGGCCTCGTCCTCGCTGTCGGGTGTTATGTCACTCTCATCGCTCTCATCATTGCCAtctggtgctgttgctgcgcccGCCGGCGCAGagacgaggagcagcgccgccgtaAGATCATCGGCTCCAAATACGATAACCAGGGCGCCATTCCGATGCAGTCGGAGCTCGGGCTGAGCCGCCACAGCACTTTCATACGTGGCAGCATGTACAGCTCCAACAACTCCGAGTCTGATACCGATACGTTCTCTTTGCGCGAGTAG
- a CDS encoding hypothetical protein (TriTrypDB/GeneDB-style sysID: LpmP.01.0020), with protein sequence MLRRCSVLLNDPPLVSGGPVPGLMHETWKRTAIRPSIMDAQITQSALEVKMSSLLAREMQTEKLEAAREPPLKRRWVQAPVSQLSTSLSRRDWFRLMSFNMMTDAWGPCRTTPVEAVQVRVPEFTRNPECDDPDAFCDYDPSVDKEVPPFLAPEYRRKHLVELLRCYDPDIICLNEVNRTFFNTEMWRYVRFLGYGTLYQSSRGARVQALRKGDNAAAPSNRGKIAEEEDIGNVLLFHKGRFFPLMMPGRDVGQRFHFAHFVGMRDKVTNMTLYVACVQLTAGATAEAANVRLHEARQVLTILDALGRHDADRSHQSHIVCGDLNNQTDDEACVELLRSTFFSTHDLVGGPRWTAWHYRDEARAAAYEAYYVKNVKEAHRSDKTYQAEEEIERFQRKDAGAYHGVFSKVQLVRDEIAARAHKKQQRLLATPNTATSDVAVSPLAGSVGVTAAAPGSSPVTAPALSDVALQVDQLALLKRNRKENGITYNTQDFIFYDPSTLALHQVLDVPEDEEVNEAQLFPNSKLPSHHLPLFIDISWIDTFPDVAARTLKE encoded by the coding sequence ATGCTCAGACGGTGCTCAGTGCTCCTGAATGATCCCCCACTGGTGAGCGGTGGGCCGGTGCCGGGTCTAATGCACGAAACCTGGAAGCGGACAGCGATTCGCCCCTCGATCATGGACGCGCAGATCACGCAGAGCGCGCTGGAGGTGAAGATGTCGAGCCTGCTGGCGCGTGAGATGCAGACGGAGAAGTtggaggcggcgcgcgaGCCTCCGCTGAAGCGCAGGTGGGTGCAAGCCCCCGTCTCTCAGCTTTCGACTAGCCTCTCACGGCGTGACTGGTTCCGCCTGATGAGCTTCAACATGATGACGGACGCATGGGGGCCctgccgcaccacccccgtagaggcggtgcaggtgcgcgtgcCGGAGTTCACACGCAACCCTGAATGCGATGACCCCGACGCCTTCTGTGACTACGACCCCTCCGTTGACAAGGAGGTCCCGCCCTTCCTTGCGCCGGAGTATCGTCGCAAGCATCTCGTCGAGTTACTGCGGTGCTACGACCCCGACATCATCTGCTTGAATGAGGTGAATCGGACCTTTTTCAACACAGAAATGTGGCGATACGTGCGGTTCCTCGGCTACGGCACACTCTATCAGTCGAGCCGCGGTGCCCGTGTGCAGGCTCTCCGCAAGGGCGACAATGCAGCCGCCCCATCCAACCGGGGCAAGAtagctgaggaggaggatatCGGCaatgtgcttctctttcacaAGGGCCGCTTCTTCCCACTCATGATGCCGGGCCGAGATGTTGGCCAGCGCTTCCACTTTGCCCACTTTGTCGGCATGCGGGACAAGGTGACAAACATGACGCTCTACGTCGCCTGCGTGCAACTCACCGCGGGGGCaacggcagaggcggcgaacGTCCGGCTGCACGAGGCACGACAGGTACTCACCATACTGGATGCCCTCGGCCGCCACGACGCCGATCGCTCGCATCAGTCCCACATCGTATGTGGCGATCTCAACAATCAAACGGACGAtgaggcgtgtgtggagctcctgcgcagcacctttTTTTCCACGCATGACCTCGTTGGCGGTCCGCGCTGGACGGCGTGGCATTACCGCGACGAAgcccgcgccgctgcctacGAGGCGTACTACGTCAAGAACGTGAAAGAGGCACACCGGTCAGACAAGACCTACCAGGCTGAAGAGGAGATCGAGCGTTTCCAGCGCAAGGACGCCGGTGCCTACCACGGCGTCTTCTCCAAGGTGCAGCTTGTGCGGGACGAGATCGCAGCTCGAGCGCacaagaagcagcagcggctgctggcgACACCAAACACCGCCACGTCGGACGTGGCGGTGTCACCGCTTGCTGGCTCTGTTGGTGttactgctgcagcaccaggaTCATCGCCTGTCACTGCACCAGCACTGTCTGACGTCGCCCTCCAAGTGGACCAACTCGCGCTGTTGAAGAGGAACCGGAAAGAGAACGGCATCACATACAACACACAAGATTTCATTTTCTACGACCCCAGCACGCTCGCCTTGCACCAGGTGCTGGACGTTccagaggacgaggaggtgaaCGAGGCGCAGCTCTTCCCGAACTCCAAGCTCCCCTCCCATCATCTCCCACTCTTCATCGACATATCCTGGATCGACACCTTTCCTGATGTCGCTGCACGAACGTTGAAAGAGTAG
- a CDS encoding MCAK-like kinesin, putative (TriTrypDB/GeneDB-style sysID: LpmP.01.0030) gives MMSAEQLSSQQYISDVLRRYQLERFQSSFASSMTIKDLLTLQPEDFSSYGVVEAMDILRLRDAIEYIKANPLSASRSGSDVLDGDGDDSTPEGKEESSTGRRRQYTARGTTVLCPSTDNAEEVKRKSRIVVAIRKRPLSAGEQTNGFTDILDADNSGEIVLKEPKVKVDLRKYIHVHRFFFDEVFDEACDNVDVYNRTARALIDTVFDGGSATCFAYGQTGSGKTHTMLGKNPEPGLYALAAKDMFDRLTGDRRIVVSFYEIYSGKLFDLLNGRRPLRALEDDKGRVNIRGLTEHCSSSVEDLMSIIGQGNAVRSCGSTGANDTSSRSHAILEIKLKVKRTSKQSGKFTFIDLAGSERGADTVDCARQTRLEGAEINKSLLALKECIRFLDQNKKHVPFRGSKLTEVLRDSFVGNCRTVMIGAVSPSNNNAEHTLNTLRYADRVKELKRVATERHTMCIPNDQEEVIFKATESRPPSRRTTTRLSTADPFFSDTPTAALARRSTLLSSRSVNTLSSSSSQGKSDLVNSKPPSRDRALDAVCSKRPRHSDGVCDGEVVSRLSGRPSFKRFEGGAELVAAQRSRVIDQYNAYLEADMNCIKEEYQVKYDAEQLNANTHSFVERARLLASEKRRAMESFLTQLDELEKIAQQVASIDAFHQQLPPL, from the coding sequence ATGATGTCGGCTGAGCAGCTGTCGTCACAGCAGTACATCAGTGACGTGCTGCGACGATACCAGCTGGAACGCTTTCAGAGCTCCTTTGCGTCTAGCATGACTATCAAGGACCTTCTCACCCTGCAGCCGGAGGACTTCAGCAGCTATGGCGTTGTAGAGGCAATGGACATTTTgcggctgcgcgacgccATCGAGTACATCAAAGCCAACCcgctctccgcctcgcgctccGGCAGTGACGTGctcgacggcgacggtgacgatAGTACCccggaaggaaaggaggagagctCGACAGGGCGCCGACGGCAGTATACAGCACGCGGAACCACCGTTCTTTGCCCGTCCACCGAcaacgcagaggaggtgaagcgcaAGAGCCGCATTGTCGTGGCTATTCGCAAGCGTCCGCTCAGCGCCGGGGAGCAGACAAACGGCTTCACGGACATCCTGGATGCCGATAACAGCGGCGAGATTGTGCTGAAGGAGCCGAAGGTGAAGGTCGATCTGCGCAAGTACATCCACGTGcaccgcttcttcttcgacgAGGTTTTCGACGAGGCGTGTGACAACGTCGACGTATACAACCGCACGGCTCGTGCGCTGATCGACACCGTCTTTGACGGTGGCTCTGCAACATGCTTTGCCTATGGGCAGACGGGGAGtggaaagacacacacgatGCTGGGCAAGAACCCCGAGCCAGGCCTCTACGCACTCGCGGCAAAGGACATGTTCGACCGCCTCACTGGTGACAGGCGCATCGTTGTTTCGTTCTATGAGATCTATAGCGGGAAGCTGTTTGACTTGCTGAACGGTCGGCGACCCCTGCGGGCACTCGAAGACGACAAGGGGAGGGTAAACATCCGCGGTCTCACCGAGCACTGCTCTAGCAGCGTGGAGGACCTCATGTCGATTATCGGCCAGGGAAACGCCGTCCGTAGCTGCGGTTCCACCGGCGCCAACGACACGAGTTCTCGCTCCCACGCTATTCTCGAGATAAAGCTCAAGGTGAAACGGACATCGAAGCAGAGCGGCAAGTTCACCTTTATCGACCTCGCTGGTAGCGAGCGCGGCGCCGACACGGTGGACTGCGCGCGACAGACCCGCCTTGAAGGGGCGGAAATCAACAAAAGCCTCCTTGCTCTGAAGGAGTGCATTCGTTTTTTAGATCAGAATAAAAAGCACGTCCCATTCCGCGGCTCGAAGTTGACTGAGGTGCTCCGCGATTCGTTTGTCGGCAACTGCCGTACTGTGATGATCGGCGCCGTTTCTCCATCCAACAACAACGCCGAGCACACGCTAAACACACTGCGCTACGCCGATCGCGTCAAGGAGCTGAAGCGCGTCGCGACGGAGCGGCATACAATGTGCATCCCCAATGACCAGGAAGAGGTCATCTTTAAGGCGACTGAGAGCAGGCCACCGTCACGGAGGACGACGACCCGGCTTTCGACGGCTGACCCCTTTTTCTCCGACACTCCAACGGCTGCCTTGGCACGCAGAAGCACGTTGCTTAGCAGCCGCTCCGTCAACACactctcgtcgtcgtcgtcacagGGCAAGTCAGACCTCGTCAACTCGAAGCCGCCGTCGCGCGATCGGGCTTTGGACGCGGTGTGCAGTAAGCGACCCCGCCACTCAGACGGAGTCTGTGACGGCGAAGTGGTTTCGCGGCTGAGTGGCCGCCCAAGTTTTAAGCGCTTCGAGGGCGGCGCTGAGCTCGTGGCGGcccagcgcagccgcgtcaTTGACCAATACAACGCCTACCTCGAGGCCGACATGAACTGTATCAAGGAGGAGTACCAGGTGAAATACGACGCAGAGCAGCTGAACGCCAACACGCACAGCTTTGtcgagcgcgcgcgcttgcTGGCGAGCGAGAAGCGACGCGCGATGGAGTCCTTCCTGACGCAGCTCGACGAGCTCGAGAAGATCGCACAGCAAGTCGCCAGCATTGACGCCTTCCACCAACAACTGCCGCCACTGTAg
- a CDS encoding hypothetical protein (TriTrypDB/GeneDB-style sysID: LpmP.01.0040), with protein MKRARSLSADGSESAPEPSTASLSSSAVTDLSPSSSSSLLAVEEYEEPTATPLLSILQPVLAHLKERELFADALRRYSGAKAAAFDALAQLHQAAMTQHAFVMMRMTREAILLRALEEARRTGIALPHVWMMRWKAKPTAEHGPFDDDVIQQWGRDGYFGKKEAELCDINGVRKYWRPALSVAPGV; from the coding sequence ATGAAGCGAGCGCGCTCTCTGTCGGCGGACGGCAGCGAGTCGGCCCCGGAGCCTTCCACGGCCTCTCTATCGAGCAGCGCGGTCACTGACCTGTCGCCGTCCTCGTCTTCGTCTTTGTTGGCTGTGGAGGAATACGAGGAGCCGACGGCAACGCCGCTTCTCTCGATATTGCAACCGGTGCTGGCGCActtgaaggagagggagttATTCGCTGATGCCCTCCGCCGGTACTCGGGTGCAAAAGCCGCGGCATTCGACGCGCTCGCCCAACTCCACCAAGCGGCCATGACGCAGCACGCATTTGTGATGATGCGCATGACGCGCGAGGCGATCCTTCTCAGGGCCCTTGAGGAGgcccgccgcaccggcaTTGCTCTCCCACACGTATGGATGATGCGGTGGAAGGCTAAACCAACTGCTGAGCACGGGCCCTTTGACGATGACGTCATTCAGCAGTGGGGTCGGGACGGCTATTTCGGCAAGAAGGAGGCAGAGCTTTGTGACATCAACGGCGTCCGCAAGTATTGGCGGCCAGCACTATCGGTGGCGCCCGGTGTTTGA
- a CDS encoding carboxylase, putative (TriTrypDB/GeneDB-style sysID: LpmP.01.0050), with translation MPAPIFDKVLVANRGEIACRVMATCQRLGIKTVAVYSTADEQAKHVKMADEAVCIGPPASVESYLRIDKIVDACKRTGAQAVHPGYGFLSENGELQSALQKNNIVFVGPDAHSIEAMGDKIESKRLARDAGVTCIPGFIGEVRTHEDVLRFAREVGYPVMIKASGGGGGKGMRVAYNDEQCVEYYDMCKEEAKAAFNNDKMLVEKFIENPRHIEIQVIADRKGNTLYLPERECSIQRRNQKVIEEAPSVLLDAKTRKAMGEEAVAMARAVQYVSAGTVENVVNPQKQFYFLEMNTRLQVEHPITEEITGIDLVEQMLRAAADLPLSITQDDIKINGHATECRVYAEDPTKNYFPSIGRLTKYQEPTGPGVRCDSGIMEGSQISVYYDPLICKLSTWGKDRTECIERMEKALDEYVIRGLRHNICLLRDVVTEPRYQSGHLTTNYLPEQYPDGFKKAALTAAETQLMYEAAACAHLKRERTHYTQGTAPSERQFYVSISAKQEGEVPVYVRQLDDSHFEVAASKNSPFKKLEVAWKVSYPIIRVNDGTKETVLQFWGTNEVAYSIQMKGTTFDVNVMSDLQSVLSHFVPVAETVVNTKQVLSPMPGVIVAIKVQPGQKVVAGEEILTLEAMKMRNKIHTQADGKVKGVRISLGATVEESEVLVELE, from the coding sequence ATGCCTGCTCCAATTTTCGACAAAGTTCTCGTCGCCAACCGTGGTGAGATAGCCTGCCGTGTGATGGCGACCTGCCAGCGTCTGGGAATCAAGACCGTGGCCGTCTACTCCACCGCCGATGAGCAGGCCAAACATGTAAAGATGGCGGACGAGGCTGTCTGCATTGGCCCCCCTGCCTCCGTGGAGAGCTACCTGCGCATTGACAAGATTGTGGACGCCTGCAAGCGGACGGGGGCCCAGGCCGTGCACCCCGGCTACGGGTTCCTGTCTGAGAATGGCGAACTCCAGTCGGCCTTGCAGAAGAACAACATCGTCTTCGTTGGGCCAGACGCGCACTCCATCGAGGCCATGGGCGACAAGATTGAATCGAAGCGGCTCGCGCGCGATGCTGGCGTGACGTGTATTCCCGGCTTCATTGGCGAGGTGAGAACGCACGAGGACGTGCTGCGGTTTGCGCGAGAGGTCGGCTACCCAGTCATGATTAAGGCctccggcggtggtggcggcaagGGCATGCGCGTTGCCTACAACGATGAGCAGTGCGTGGAGTACTACGACATGTGCAAGGAGGAGGCCAAGGCTGCCTTCAACAACGACAAGATGCTCGTCGAGAAGTTCATCGAGAACCCGCGCCATATTGAGATTCAGGTGATCGCGGATCGCAAGGGCAACACGCTGTACCTGCCGGAGCGGGAGTGTTCTATTCAGCGCCGCAACCAAAAGGTgatcgaggaggcgccgTCTGTCCTGCTGGACGCGAAGACCCGCAAGGCCATGGGCGAGGAGGCCGTTGCGATGGCGCGAGCCGTGCAGTACGTCAGCGCCGGTACGGTTGAGAACGTCGTCAACCCGCAGAAGCAGTTCTACTTCCTCGAGATGAATACCCGCCTTCAGGTGGAACACCCCATCACGGAGGAGATCACCGGCATCGATCTTGTGGAGCAGATGCTTCGCGCCGCGGCAGATCTGCCGCTCAGCATCACGCAGGACGACATTAAGATCAACGGCCATGCCACGGAGTGCCGTGTGTACGCTGAGGATCCGACGAAGAACTACTTCCCGTCCATCGGCCGCCTCACCAAGTACCAGGAGCCTACCGGCCCTGGCGTGCGCTGCGACTCCGGCATTATGGAGGGCTCGCAAATCTCGGTCTACTACGACCCGCTCATCTGCAAGCTGTCCACCTGGGGCAAGGACCGCACAGAGTGCATCGAGCGCatggagaaggcgctggACGAGTACGTCATTCGCGGTCTGCGCCATAACATTTGCCTTCTGCGCGACGTTGTCACGGAGCCGCGTTACCAGAGCGGTCACCTCACTACCAACTACCTGCCAGAGCAGTACCCGGACGGCTTCAAGAAGGCCGCGCtgacagcagcggagacgcAGCTCATGTATGAGGCGGCTGCTTGTGCCCACCTGAAGCGCGAGCGCACCCACTACACCCAGGGCACTGCTCCGTCGGAACGTCAGTTCTATGTCTCCATCAGCGCCAAGCAGGAGGGTGAGGTGCCGGTGTACGTTCGCCAGCTCGATGACTCCCACTTTGAGGTGGCCGCATCGAAGAACAGCCCGTTCAAGAAATTGGAGGTGGCGTGGAAGGTCAGCTACCCGATCATCCGCGTGAATGACGGTACGAaagagacggtgctgcagttcTGGGGCACCAACGAAGTGGCGTACAGTATTCAGATGAAGGGCACCACCTTCGACGTGAACGTGATGAGCGACCTGCAGTCGGTACTGAGCCACTTCGTGCCGGTTGCGGAGACGGTCGTCAATACGAAGCAGGTTCTGTCACCCATGCCGGGTGTCATTGTCGCCATCAAAGTCCAGCCAGGCCAGAAGGTGGTTGCCGGCGAAGAGATTCTGACGCTGGAGGCCATGAAGATGCGCAACAAAATTCACACCCAGGCCGACGGCAAGGTGAAGGGGGTCAGGATCAGCCTCGGCGCCACCGTTGAGGAAAGCGAGGTGCTAGTGGAGCTGGAGTAA